Genomic DNA from Desulfuromonas versatilis:
GCCCCTTGCCCACCTCTCCCTCCAGGAAAACCTTCCCCTTGAAGGAGAACTGCTCGAGCTCCAGGGACTGCCCGGAGCGGTCGATCAGCCTGACCCGGAAATTCTCCTCGGTTTTGGGCAGTGCGCCCTCCGGGGGCCCGCCCCGTTCGCCCATGCCGCACAGCAGCGCCGCTACCGATAATACGACCACGAAGATGAGTTTTTTCATTTCATCCCTCCCGCCTGCAAGACAAGCATAGCAATCCGGGTTGAGAATTCAATGCAACCGGTGCCCTACCCGTCCTCCCAAGGGCTTCTGATCCGTCTTTTCTCCTCACCGCCCCCCCCTGATCCCGGAAATGCCCGGCAATTGACCCGGGGGAGGACCTTCCTCCTGCAGAAGTCCATCGGCTGGATCCCGTAAACGACGGCACAACTTTTGCTGAAACACGAATTTCATATACAAGATCGCCATTTCCCCGGTGAAAAGACGAGCTACCCGGAGGTCTTCAATGAGAATCCTGGCCTGCCCCCACTGCGGTTTCAGCAAGCAGGTTCCCGCCGATCGTATCCCTGCGGGGACCAAGCGGGTGAGTTGCCCGAAATGCAAGCAGCTGTTCAACCTCGACGGGGGCACGCCGGCAGCGCCCCGACCGGCGCCACCTCAACCGCCCCCGCCTGCCGCTGCACAACCGAGCGCCCCTGCCCCGAAATCCCCCGCAGCCACCCCGAACCTGGCCGAGCAGGCGGTGATCACCTGCCCCCACTGCGGTTACCGCCGCGAGGTTCCCCGGGAGAAGATTCCGCCGCGGCCTGCCAAGGTGCTTTGCCGGCAGTGCGAGAAAGAATTCACCATCCGCGGGGAACTGTTCCGCGACGCCACCAGGCTGGCTGCCAACCCCCAGCACCCGACCCTGACGCCAGCTGCCGCCAGCGAGGATGCCGACGGCCCGGCTCCGACCCGGCTTGCCGGCCTGGGCGAGCTGTTCTCCCGGACCTGGGAGGTTTTCAAGCGGCGCATCCTGACCCTGATCGGCATCAACCTGCTGGCCATGGTGCTGGCCCTGGCCGCCTATTTTCTGCTGGGATCGGGGGCCGATCTGTTGCGGGGGATGTTCGGGGACAACCCGGTGGTCATGGGATTGGCCGCCCTGGTCATGGTCGGGCTGTCCCTGCTGGTGGTCACGGCGGTCTGCGCGGCCATGACCTACGCCATCGTCGACGAGGACCTCGGGGTCCGCGAGGCACTCGGCTACGGCATCCAGAATTTCCGCTCCTTCCTCTGGGTTTTCACCCTGGCCGGGTTCATCCTCTGCGGCGGCTACCTGGCCTTCATCCTCCCCGGCCTGCTGTTCACCGTCTGGTTCGTCTTTGCCCAGTTCGTGCTCGCCCACGACGACGTGAGGGGCATGGAGGCCCTGCTCAAAAGCCGCGCCTACGTGCGCGGCCACGGCTGGGGGGTCTGCGGTCGCCTGCTCTTGCTGGGGGTGCTGGGGACTGTCGTTTCGCTCATCCCGATCGTCGGCCTGCTGGCCAGCCTGCTGCTCGGGCCCTTCACCCTGATCTATTACCACGAGATCTTCCGCGATCTGCGCGCCATCAAAACCAACCTCAGCTATCCCGGATCGGGCCGCGAAAAGGCCAAATGGCTGCTCGCCGGGACAGCCGGCTACCTGGTGGTGCCGGTTTTCGGGCTGCTGCTGCTCGGCCCGGCGATGTGGCAGGGACTGAACCAGCTGCGCGGCTCCGGATCCTTCGAGGCGTATCAGGCTACCGCGACTTACCGGCCGCAACCCGCCTTCGTGGAGCAGGAGGCGCGGCCCCTTGCCGAAGCGGAACAGCAAACGGGGATGGGTGCTGCGGCCGCGCCGGCACAGTCCCCGACGACCCTGGTGGTCCCCCGAACCGGGGAGAATCCGGCGGAGGTGATGCTCTACGTCTATGCGATCAACTACCGGGGCAGCGTCCGGCTCAACGGCGAGGAGATCTACCCCATCGAGGGCGAGCGCGACATGAATTACAACTACACCGGCAGCGCCACCCTGCAGGACGGACGCAACGTCTTCGAAGTCGCTTACCAGGCCCTGCCCGATGCCTGGATGACCAAGCTGCAGCTCAAGGTCTTCCGCTACGACTGGACCAACGCTCAGGAGACCGTGTTCGCCGAGTGGACCATCGAAGACCCCGGCAGCAGCCGCGCCTTCGAGGTGATTCTCGGCGACTGAGGGAGGTCGGCTCCCCCGGGACGCGGCCAACGCACCGGTGCCGGTGCAGACGCCCGCCTGCCCGGCGGGCCGCGAGCCTAACCGCGCTCAGAGAATCAGGGCGAAGGGAGCCGATCAAGAAAGAGCCCGAACAGCTTCTGGATGACATCCATGCTGCGCATCAACCGATAGCCCGGTTTCTGAAGCCAATAATCTTCCTCCGGGCCGCTGAATGAACGACTCCGCAGCAAGCCGGGGGAGTTGCCGCCGGCCGAATACCTGTGGTAAGAGAGGAAGTAGCAGGCTGGCCGGGGGGGGGGGAGCCGGCTTATCCGGGAGGGAAGATGCCGTGAGAAAGCTATGCTGCTGCCTTTCACTGCTGCTGGTACTTGCGGGCTGCTCGGGGGAGCGGGACTGGCGCACCGCCAGCCGGGAGCCGGCGGGCATCGCCCCCGACCCGGCGCAGACCCGCGAGGCCGTGCTCCAGGTGTATGCCGCGCCGGCCTGGGGGTGGCGCGGCTGGTTCGCCGTCCACACCTGGATCGCCACCAAACGAACCGCCGAACCCTCCTACACCGTCTATGAGGTCATCGGCTGGCGCGAGCGAAGGGGCCTGCCGGTGCTGCGCATCGAAAAGGACGTCCCCGACCGCTTCTGGTACGGCGAAAAGCCGAGGCTGCTGGTCGACCGC
This window encodes:
- a CDS encoding zinc-ribbon domain-containing protein; its protein translation is MRILACPHCGFSKQVPADRIPAGTKRVSCPKCKQLFNLDGGTPAAPRPAPPQPPPPAAAQPSAPAPKSPAATPNLAEQAVITCPHCGYRREVPREKIPPRPAKVLCRQCEKEFTIRGELFRDATRLAANPQHPTLTPAAASEDADGPAPTRLAGLGELFSRTWEVFKRRILTLIGINLLAMVLALAAYFLLGSGADLLRGMFGDNPVVMGLAALVMVGLSLLVVTAVCAAMTYAIVDEDLGVREALGYGIQNFRSFLWVFTLAGFILCGGYLAFILPGLLFTVWFVFAQFVLAHDDVRGMEALLKSRAYVRGHGWGVCGRLLLLGVLGTVVSLIPIVGLLASLLLGPFTLIYYHEIFRDLRAIKTNLSYPGSGREKAKWLLAGTAGYLVVPVFGLLLLGPAMWQGLNQLRGSGSFEAYQATATYRPQPAFVEQEARPLAEAEQQTGMGAAAAPAQSPTTLVVPRTGENPAEVMLYVYAINYRGSVRLNGEEIYPIEGERDMNYNYTGSATLQDGRNVFEVAYQALPDAWMTKLQLKVFRYDWTNAQETVFAEWTIEDPGSSRAFEVILGD
- a CDS encoding DUF3750 domain-containing protein, giving the protein MRKLCCCLSLLLVLAGCSGERDWRTASREPAGIAPDPAQTREAVLQVYAAPAWGWRGWFAVHTWIATKRTAEPSYTVYEVIGWRERRGLPVLRIEKDVPDRFWYGEKPRLLVDRRGPEAQTLIAAVEQAARSYPWPKTYRAFPGPNSNTFTAWVAQKVPALELDLPFSAIGSGYAD